In the Litoribacterium kuwaitense genome, one interval contains:
- a CDS encoding YczE/YyaS/YitT family protein — translation MVLLGSALTAFGILMFLAGEQGVDPISTFLLGMVVHLPFSFGTCSQIFNVTVLGIVLFLDRKKVGLGSVLNAVSVGYFINLFQGMGVDSYFTVPSWVLVFLGPIVLGIGTAIYLYADLGAGALEGMMLYLSEKTMLSIKWIRMILDATLVFTGYLLGGMVGVGTVVGILLIGPTIEWTLRKLDTVKKSIRFS, via the coding sequence GTGGTCTTACTAGGGTCCGCGTTGACTGCTTTTGGTATTTTGATGTTTTTAGCAGGAGAACAAGGTGTTGATCCGATCAGTACGTTTTTGCTTGGTATGGTCGTGCATTTGCCATTTTCTTTTGGGACATGCAGTCAAATTTTTAATGTGACTGTACTTGGCATCGTGTTGTTTCTGGATCGAAAAAAGGTCGGACTTGGCAGTGTTTTAAATGCTGTCTCAGTAGGTTATTTCATTAATTTGTTCCAAGGTATGGGCGTGGATTCTTACTTTACCGTCCCTTCTTGGGTACTCGTGTTTCTCGGACCGATCGTCCTTGGAATCGGTACAGCGATCTATTTATATGCAGATCTAGGTGCCGGTGCTTTAGAAGGGATGATGTTGTATTTATCTGAAAAAACGATGTTATCCATTAAGTGGATTCGGATGATTTTAGACGCAACGCTCGTGTTCACCGGCTATTTGCTCGGTGGTATGGTTGGGGTTGGGACTGTGGTTGGTATTTTACTCATTGGTCCTACGATCGAGTGGACGCTAAGAAAATTAGATACGGTCAAAAAATCAATTCGTTTTTCATAA
- a CDS encoding class II aldolase/adducin family protein, translated as MLSKQTYLSDDAAKDMICDIGRRVYQKNFVAANDGNLSIKVGENEVWTTPTGVSKGFMTPDMLVKVDLTGKILEGTRKPSSELKMHLRVYRENAEVTAVVHAHPQAATAYAMAGVSLDRAYSPEGVILLGKVPVASYATPGTEEVPDSVAPFCNDYNAVLLANHGALTWGRDMIEAYYRMESLEHYSMTLLHTKKITNQLEELSAERLAELINIRERMGIKTGGHLIAREEAAEQRVNDGSSQFDRHFIESIVTEVTEEVLKRLKR; from the coding sequence ATGCTAAGTAAGCAAACGTATTTGAGTGATGATGCTGCAAAAGACATGATTTGTGACATCGGCAGACGTGTATATCAAAAAAACTTTGTGGCGGCGAATGATGGGAACCTTTCGATAAAAGTTGGCGAAAATGAAGTGTGGACTACGCCGACTGGGGTGAGTAAAGGTTTCATGACGCCTGATATGCTCGTTAAGGTAGATTTAACAGGGAAGATATTGGAAGGGACACGAAAGCCGTCGTCTGAGTTAAAGATGCATTTACGAGTCTATCGAGAAAATGCCGAGGTCACCGCAGTTGTTCATGCCCATCCCCAAGCAGCAACGGCTTATGCGATGGCGGGTGTTTCTCTTGATCGGGCTTATTCGCCTGAAGGCGTCATTTTGCTAGGGAAAGTCCCCGTAGCTTCTTATGCGACGCCTGGTACAGAAGAGGTACCAGATTCTGTAGCTCCGTTTTGTAATGACTATAATGCTGTGTTGCTTGCAAACCATGGTGCGCTCACATGGGGAAGAGATATGATCGAAGCATACTATCGCATGGAATCTCTAGAGCATTACTCCATGACCCTTCTTCACACGAAAAAAATTACGAATCAGTTAGAAGAGCTAAGTGCAGAGCGTCTAGCAGAACTGATCAACATTCGTGAGCGGATGGGGATAAAGACAGGCGGACACTTAATTGCTAGAGAAGAAGCGGCGGAACAACGAGTAAATGATGGATCATCACAATTTGATCGACACTTCATTGAATCTATCGTTACGGAAGTCACTGAAGAGGTATTGAAAAGGTTGAAGCGTTAA